DNA from Branchiostoma lanceolatum isolate klBraLanc5 chromosome 6, klBraLanc5.hap2, whole genome shotgun sequence:
AACTGCACACCCTGGGAACGAGGCAAACAGCAGTGAGACATTAGACATTGGAAGGCAGCAGGACAAGGAAGGGGATATCCCATGCGGGGAAACATGCGGAGTAAAATCTGACCATCATCTCGCAGAGGGTCGAACAGAGCAGAGGAACAGGCTTGTGGTGAAACGCAATATGGCTAAACGCTTCGTGTGTAGGGAATGTGGCTATAGGGCTGCCTCGAATGCTAACCTATTAATACACACACGAATACATACGGGGGAGAAAccatataaatgtgaccagtgcgactattcagcTGCACAGAAACGTTCTTTAGACCTTCATCTTACTAAACACACCGGCGacaaaccatacatgtgtgaagagtgtggatacagggcgGCTTTCAGGTCTCAcctatccaaacatatgagaagacATACAGGTGTGAAACCATATAAATGTGACCAATGCCATTATTCTGCTGCATCTAAATGTAATTTAGCCCAACATATGGCTAAACACATCGCTGTAAAGCCGTACAAATGTGATCAGTGCGAATATTCTGCTGCATGGAAAAGCAGTGTAGACCGACACATGGTCAAGCACACCGGAAAAAAGCCCTACATATGtggcgagtgcgggtacagggcgGCTGCCAAGTTTTCCTTAACCCTACATATGATGACACATACAGGTGTGAAACCTTATAAGTGTGAGCAGTGCGACTACTCTGCTGTACGAAAAAATCAGTTAGGCCAACACATGGCTACACATAC
Protein-coding regions in this window:
- the LOC136436132 gene encoding zinc finger protein 431-like, producing the protein MNERLSSDIAIDNQRTAHPGNEANSSETLDIGRQQDKEGDIPCGETCGVKSDHHLAEGRTEQRNRLVVKRNMAKRFVCRECGYRAASNANLLIHTRIHTGEKPYKCDQCDYSAAQKRSLDLHLTKHTGDKPYMCEECGYRAAFRSHLSKHMRRHTGVKPYKCDQCHYSAASKCNLAQHMAKHIAVKPYKCDQCEYSAAWKSSVDRHMVKHTGKKPYICGECGYRAAAKFSLTLHMMTHTGVKPYKCEQCDYSAVRKNQLGQHMATHTREKPYMCDECKYRTAHMSHLYRHMRKHTGEKPYKCNQCDYSATKKLYLNQHLVKHT